A DNA window from Actinomadura coerulea contains the following coding sequences:
- a CDS encoding STAS domain-containing protein, which yields MHTTRQEGRATIAARGSIDLHSSDELRARLTELVDAGERSVVVDLAAVDFCDSSGLNVLVRAYKHARAQNATLTVTGAYGRVENVLRTTGLDRFLMEDPAEEAPADGR from the coding sequence TTGCACACGACACGACAGGAAGGCCGTGCGACGATCGCCGCGCGCGGCTCAATAGACCTGCACTCCTCCGACGAGCTGCGCGCTCGGCTGACCGAGCTCGTGGACGCGGGCGAGCGGTCGGTCGTCGTCGACCTCGCGGCGGTCGACTTCTGTGACTCCTCCGGCCTGAACGTCCTCGTCCGCGCGTACAAGCACGCGCGCGCGCAGAACGCCACGCTCACCGTCACCGGAGCTTACGGCCGCGTCGAGAACGTGCTGCGCACGACCGGGCTCGACCGCTTCCTCATGGAGGACCCGGCGGAGGAGGCTCCGGCCGATGGGCGGTGA
- a CDS encoding M4 family metallopeptidase, translating to MRNTRRLALAAVAAFPLMAALPAASAADFGATATGTAFSPNPVQQLGDQSLTDAKDADYAALAPAYRQSTLTDLDGSGSLTGRYVRVKSDTGKAARIDGGALPAYHRDSDQFEQVMGYYWVTTAQRYLQHLGFGSGLRPVNQRQIELRINQYGGDNSFFRPDKANITLGKGGVDDAEDAEVIVHEYGHSVQDGQVTGFGTNLESGAIGEAFGDYLAVAVTSWATGTPAKTPEPCVADWDSVSYTSGPTHCLRRLDGTKHYPEDVRGEVHADGEIWSRALWDIRQALGDARASTLIVEAQFAFAPDTSFKAAAEATVAAAQRLYGATAARAATDAFAARGIL from the coding sequence ATGCGTAACACACGACGTTTGGCCCTGGCGGCCGTGGCCGCGTTTCCCCTCATGGCCGCGCTGCCGGCGGCGTCCGCCGCGGACTTCGGTGCGACCGCCACCGGGACCGCCTTCTCCCCCAATCCCGTCCAGCAGCTCGGCGACCAGTCCCTCACCGACGCGAAGGACGCCGACTACGCCGCCCTCGCGCCCGCCTACCGGCAGTCGACCCTCACCGATCTCGACGGGTCCGGCTCGCTCACCGGCCGGTACGTCCGGGTCAAGAGCGACACCGGCAAGGCCGCACGGATCGACGGCGGCGCCCTGCCCGCCTACCACCGCGACTCCGACCAGTTCGAGCAGGTGATGGGCTACTACTGGGTGACGACCGCGCAGCGGTACCTGCAGCACCTCGGGTTCGGGTCCGGTCTGCGCCCGGTGAACCAGCGGCAGATCGAGCTGCGGATCAACCAGTACGGCGGTGACAACTCCTTCTTCCGCCCTGACAAGGCGAACATCACGCTCGGCAAGGGCGGGGTGGACGACGCCGAGGACGCCGAGGTGATCGTCCACGAGTACGGTCACTCCGTTCAGGACGGGCAGGTCACCGGATTCGGCACGAACCTGGAGTCGGGCGCGATCGGGGAGGCGTTCGGCGACTACCTGGCGGTGGCGGTCACGAGCTGGGCGACCGGCACACCGGCGAAGACCCCGGAGCCGTGCGTCGCCGACTGGGACTCGGTCTCCTACACGTCCGGGCCCACGCACTGCCTGCGGAGGCTGGACGGGACGAAGCACTACCCGGAGGACGTCCGCGGTGAGGTCCACGCCGACGGCGAGATCTGGTCGCGAGCCCTGTGGGACATCCGGCAGGCGCTCGGCGACGCCCGGGCGAGCACGCTGATCGTCGAGGCGCAGTTCGCGTTCGCGCCGGACACCTCGTTCAAGGCCGCCGCCGAGGCGACCGTCGCGGCGGCGCAGCGCCTGTACGGGGCGACGGCCGCGCGGGCCGCGACGGACGCGTTCGCCGCGCGGGGCATCCTGTGA
- a CDS encoding putative RNA methyltransferase, producing the protein MLADVVRYLVCPVCGADLELADRRLVCPGGHAFDVARQGYANLLPGNARPGTADTPEMVRARDEFLTAGHFAALADRLARSVSRADPSVVLDAGAGTGHYLSRILDRAPDAVGLALDISKHAARRAAKAHPRCGAVVADLWRPFPLRDSAADVVVNVFAPRNATEFHRVLRDDGLLLTVTPSPRHLGTLVEPLGLLSIDKHKTERMDTALSGYFKLDSREELEAEAVLTHGEVFTLVGMGPSAHHVPPEPLRERLAKLPEPLTAPLSFVLSTYRRLE; encoded by the coding sequence ATGCTCGCCGATGTCGTCCGATACCTGGTGTGCCCCGTGTGCGGAGCCGACCTCGAACTGGCCGACCGCCGCCTGGTCTGCCCGGGCGGGCATGCCTTCGACGTCGCGCGACAGGGATATGCGAACCTCCTGCCGGGCAACGCCCGTCCGGGAACGGCCGACACTCCGGAGATGGTCCGCGCGAGGGACGAGTTCCTGACGGCCGGCCACTTCGCGGCTCTCGCGGACAGGCTCGCCCGGAGCGTCTCGCGCGCCGATCCGTCCGTCGTCCTGGACGCGGGCGCCGGGACGGGGCACTACCTCAGCCGCATCCTCGACCGAGCGCCGGACGCCGTCGGCCTCGCCCTGGACATCTCCAAGCACGCCGCCCGGCGCGCCGCGAAGGCGCACCCGCGCTGTGGCGCCGTGGTCGCGGACCTCTGGCGCCCGTTCCCGCTGCGCGACAGCGCGGCCGACGTCGTGGTCAACGTCTTCGCCCCGCGCAACGCGACCGAGTTCCACCGCGTGCTCCGAGACGACGGGCTGCTGCTCACGGTGACTCCGTCACCCCGGCACCTCGGCACACTCGTGGAGCCCCTGGGCCTGCTCTCGATCGACAAGCACAAGACCGAGCGCATGGACACCGCGCTCTCCGGCTACTTCAAGCTGGACTCGCGCGAGGAACTCGAAGCCGAGGCCGTCCTGACGCACGGCGAGGTGTTCACGCTCGTCGGCATGGGCCCGAGCGCGCACCACGTCCCGCCGGAGCCGCTCAGGGAACGGCTGGCGAAGCTGCCCGAGCCGCTGACCGCCCCGCTGTCGTTCGTCCTGTCCACCTACCGGCGGCTGGAGTAG
- the trxA gene encoding thioredoxin, which translates to MATVTLTAENFDEVAQGDGIVLVDFWAEWCGPCKRFAPVFERSADKHEDIVFGKVDTDAEAELSERFGIRSIPTLMAIRDGMIVFAEPGALPESVLENVIEQVRGLDMEDVRRRAKA; encoded by the coding sequence ATGGCGACGGTCACACTGACCGCTGAGAACTTCGACGAGGTGGCTCAGGGCGACGGCATCGTGCTGGTCGACTTCTGGGCCGAGTGGTGCGGCCCGTGCAAGCGGTTCGCGCCCGTGTTCGAACGGTCGGCGGACAAGCACGAGGACATCGTCTTCGGCAAGGTGGACACCGACGCCGAGGCCGAGCTGTCGGAGCGGTTCGGCATCCGGTCCATCCCCACGCTGATGGCGATTCGCGACGGCATGATCGTGTTCGCGGAGCCGGGCGCGCTGCCCGAGTCGGTGCTGGAGAACGTGATCGAGCAGGTCCGCGGCCTCGACATGGAGGACGTCCGCCGGCGCGCGAAGGCCTGA
- a CDS encoding MFS transporter yields MPFIRRPRGGLRLAALALTAFALQTDDFVIVGVLPSIAHDLSVGEAEAGQLVTVFSVICAVIAPVAAVATASWSRRRLLTGGMLVFCAANLAVPFAASYPALMALRVLAALAAAVVLPTVFAVTAALSAPERQGRDLATVMAGLTGAVVAGVPLGTWVGAALGWRATFVTGGLLGLAALAFLRAAVPDTAPPPSAGLGERLSPLARPAVLCVLLAAVAAVLGNLMIQTYLAPFLDGVAGVTPSGLGGLLVLTGIAGIAGGRLSGSLVDRFGPVRTFALAVAAFTAAMAGLAVAWSLRPAHLAFVLPLLLVWSAAAWAVPPPVQTRVLALAGAETGPQALALSSSAVYVGASLGAGLGGWLLGTAGPGSLPVAAAACALGALGMFGLAGRGTSRSVPENGLGAARNRGANV; encoded by the coding sequence ATGCCCTTCATCCGACGCCCTCGCGGCGGGCTCCGGCTCGCCGCGCTCGCGCTGACCGCCTTCGCCCTCCAGACCGACGACTTCGTGATCGTGGGCGTGCTGCCGTCCATCGCGCACGACCTGTCGGTAGGCGAGGCCGAGGCCGGGCAGCTCGTGACCGTCTTCTCCGTCATCTGCGCCGTGATCGCGCCCGTCGCGGCCGTGGCCACGGCGTCCTGGTCGCGGCGCCGCCTGCTGACCGGCGGGATGCTGGTGTTCTGCGCCGCCAACCTCGCCGTCCCGTTCGCCGCGTCGTATCCGGCGCTGATGGCGCTGCGGGTCCTGGCCGCGCTCGCCGCCGCGGTCGTCCTGCCCACGGTCTTCGCGGTCACCGCCGCCCTCTCCGCACCGGAACGCCAGGGCCGCGACCTGGCCACCGTCATGGCCGGGCTGACCGGCGCCGTCGTCGCAGGCGTCCCGCTCGGAACGTGGGTCGGCGCGGCGCTCGGCTGGCGGGCCACGTTCGTGACGGGCGGGCTCCTCGGCCTCGCCGCGCTGGCCTTCCTGCGTGCCGCCGTGCCGGACACGGCACCGCCGCCCTCGGCCGGCCTGGGCGAACGCCTCAGTCCCCTGGCCCGCCCCGCCGTCCTGTGCGTGCTGCTCGCCGCCGTCGCCGCGGTCCTCGGCAACCTGATGATCCAGACGTACCTGGCGCCGTTCCTGGACGGCGTCGCGGGCGTGACCCCCTCCGGCCTCGGCGGTCTCCTGGTCCTCACCGGCATCGCGGGAATCGCGGGCGGGCGGCTCAGCGGCTCCCTGGTCGACCGCTTCGGCCCGGTGCGGACGTTCGCGCTCGCCGTCGCCGCCTTCACCGCGGCGATGGCGGGGCTGGCGGTGGCCTGGTCGCTGCGCCCGGCGCACCTGGCGTTCGTCCTCCCCCTGCTCCTGGTGTGGTCGGCGGCGGCTTGGGCGGTGCCCCCGCCCGTCCAGACGCGCGTTCTGGCGCTGGCCGGCGCGGAGACAGGCCCGCAAGCGCTGGCGCTCAGCAGCAGCGCGGTCTACGTGGGCGCCTCGCTGGGCGCGGGCCTCGGCGGCTGGCTGCTCGGCACTGCGGGGCCGGGCTCCCTACCGGTCGCCGCGGCGGCCTGCGCACTGGGAGCACTGGGAATGTTCGGACTCGCCGGGCGCGGCACGTCGAGATCCGTCCCGGAGAACGGGCTCGGTGCCGCCAGGAACCGCGGTGCGAACGTCTGA
- a CDS encoding ATP-binding protein, with protein MTETTLRAAPQTEAVEYARRLAARTMRTWALMDREELVTAIVAELVANAVRHAGTALELRLLRGSGRIRVEVRDRAAQLPRLTVPGPLDESHRGLFIVDRFANSWGADPVTGGKVVWAEVDI; from the coding sequence ATGACCGAGACCACGCTGCGCGCGGCGCCCCAGACCGAGGCGGTCGAGTACGCCAGGCGGCTCGCGGCCCGGACCATGCGCACCTGGGCGCTCATGGACCGCGAGGAGCTCGTGACGGCCATCGTGGCCGAGCTCGTCGCCAACGCCGTCCGGCACGCCGGGACGGCCCTGGAGCTGCGGCTGCTGCGCGGCAGCGGCCGTATCCGTGTCGAAGTCCGCGACCGCGCGGCCCAGCTGCCCCGGCTGACCGTCCCCGGCCCCCTGGACGAGTCGCACCGCGGCCTGTTCATCGTCGACCGCTTCGCCAACTCCTGGGGCGCCGACCCGGTGACCGGCGGAAAGGTCGTCTGGGCCGAGGTCGACATCTGA
- a CDS encoding sigma-70 family RNA polymerase sigma factor yields the protein MAGTRTKGDRVEVPDKDLVGAYLDRIGRTPLLDAQEEVDLAKAIEGGLYAEQLLDEGAVPEGASREELEELAAAGLRAKQRFVEANLRLVVSIARKYPTDSLPLIDLIQEGNLGLMRAVEKFDYRRGFKFSTYATWWIRQAIGRGLSHTARTIRLPVHVEEELSRLRRAERQLSRELGREPTREELAGAVGAAAEHVDELLRWRRDPASLDATVDDAGETPMGDLLEDPDAVTPEAEILALDDIEGLGRLLDRLPERESAILRARFGMDSGQPLSYAQIGARYGLSHNRVRQITDRSLRRLRQLAGEADLSGRRALGHDHGHGNGTAPEPAAAGFRAA from the coding sequence ATGGCTGGAACCCGTACCAAGGGCGACAGGGTCGAAGTCCCCGACAAGGATCTTGTCGGGGCGTACCTCGACCGGATCGGCCGTACTCCCCTGCTCGACGCGCAGGAGGAGGTCGATCTGGCCAAGGCGATCGAAGGGGGCCTGTACGCCGAACAGCTGCTCGACGAGGGGGCGGTGCCCGAGGGCGCGTCCCGCGAGGAGCTGGAGGAGCTGGCCGCGGCGGGGCTGCGCGCGAAGCAGCGCTTCGTCGAGGCCAATCTGCGGCTGGTCGTCTCGATCGCCCGGAAGTACCCGACCGACTCGTTGCCCCTCATCGACCTCATCCAGGAGGGGAACCTGGGGCTGATGCGTGCGGTGGAGAAGTTCGACTACCGCCGCGGCTTCAAGTTCTCCACCTACGCCACCTGGTGGATCCGGCAGGCGATCGGCCGCGGGCTGAGCCACACCGCCCGCACGATCCGCCTGCCCGTCCACGTCGAGGAGGAGTTGTCCCGGCTGCGGCGCGCGGAGCGCCAGCTCAGCCGCGAACTCGGCAGGGAGCCGACCCGCGAGGAGCTCGCGGGCGCCGTCGGCGCCGCCGCCGAGCATGTCGACGAACTGCTGAGATGGCGGCGCGACCCGGCGAGCCTGGACGCGACCGTCGACGACGCCGGCGAGACGCCGATGGGCGACCTGCTGGAGGATCCCGACGCCGTCACCCCGGAGGCGGAGATCCTCGCGCTGGACGACATCGAGGGCCTCGGACGGCTGCTGGACCGGCTTCCCGAACGCGAGTCCGCGATCCTGCGGGCCCGGTTCGGGATGGACAGCGGGCAGCCGCTGTCGTACGCGCAGATCGGCGCCCGGTACGGGCTGAGCCACAACCGCGTCCGGCAGATCACCGACCGTTCGCTGCGGCGGCTGCGGCAGCTGGCCGGCGAGGCGGACCTGAGCGGCCGCCGGGCGCTCGGCCACGACCACGGCCACGGCAACGGCACGGCGCCCGAACCGGCCGCCGCGGGGTTCAGGGCGGCCTGA
- a CDS encoding TetR/AcrR family transcriptional regulator, translated as MPRPRDPHRRTEILDAVLDHLAEHGMSGLSMRPIAQALGQSTRVLTHHFADKDALLAALLSRLDEVQHEQLHATEGWDDTARGIGAVVRDSWDRHLAPENIARTRLVLEIEGLAAAGRLGDRVPAFLADRADFVAGALTARGLALGPARVKATFLNGAYSGLQADFLTTGDRERVEAALEELCALADSWTERPASTS; from the coding sequence GTGCCGAGGCCGCGCGACCCCCACCGCCGCACCGAGATCCTCGACGCGGTGCTCGACCACCTCGCCGAGCACGGGATGTCCGGCCTGTCCATGCGTCCGATCGCCCAGGCCCTCGGGCAGAGCACGCGCGTCCTGACCCACCACTTCGCCGACAAGGACGCGCTCCTCGCCGCCCTGCTGTCACGCCTGGACGAGGTCCAGCACGAGCAGCTCCACGCGACCGAGGGCTGGGACGACACCGCACGCGGAATCGGAGCCGTCGTCCGCGACTCCTGGGACCGCCACCTCGCCCCGGAGAACATCGCGCGGACCCGGCTCGTGCTCGAGATCGAAGGACTCGCGGCGGCCGGCCGTCTCGGCGACAGGGTTCCGGCGTTCCTGGCGGATCGTGCCGATTTCGTCGCCGGAGCCCTCACCGCCCGCGGCCTCGCCCTTGGCCCGGCCCGCGTCAAGGCGACGTTCCTCAACGGCGCCTACTCCGGTCTGCAGGCCGACTTCCTCACCACCGGCGACCGGGAGCGCGTCGAGGCGGCGCTTGAGGAACTGTGCGCGCTCGCCGACTCCTGGACCGAGCGCCCCGCCTCGACGTCCTGA
- a CDS encoding tetratricopeptide repeat protein, protein MIDPVPEWERRMAGLWDAFDDHEPADFLAKVRALTAELPPGDAVGEYELASAHDSIGNEAEAADHYRRAFAAGLPEGRRRQAVIQYASTLRNLGRAEESVALLTAEREAGSDELDDAVTAFLALALTDVGREREAAGLALGALSRHLPRYNRSLSNYANALTQDGPGRRP, encoded by the coding sequence ATGATCGACCCTGTGCCCGAATGGGAACGGCGCATGGCGGGCCTCTGGGACGCCTTCGACGACCATGAGCCCGCCGACTTCCTCGCGAAGGTCCGGGCCCTGACCGCCGAGCTTCCGCCCGGCGACGCCGTCGGCGAGTACGAGCTGGCGTCCGCGCACGACTCGATCGGCAACGAGGCCGAGGCCGCCGACCACTACCGGCGGGCCTTCGCCGCCGGGCTCCCCGAGGGGCGGCGCCGGCAGGCCGTGATCCAGTACGCCAGCACGCTCCGCAATCTCGGCCGGGCCGAGGAGAGCGTCGCGCTGCTGACCGCGGAACGCGAGGCCGGCTCGGACGAGCTCGACGACGCCGTCACCGCGTTCCTCGCCCTCGCGCTCACCGACGTCGGACGCGAGCGGGAGGCGGCCGGGCTCGCGCTGGGCGCCCTGTCCCGCCACCTCCCCCGATACAACCGCTCGCTCTCCAACTACGCGAATGCCCTGACACAGGACGGCCCCGGCCGGCGCCCTTAG
- a CDS encoding insulinase family protein, translating to MDVTRTDIDGVPVFWSKGAPGDDEHRAALVFRVGRADETLARGGLTHLVEHLALHAVGDADYHHNGVVNAVTTMFVTHGEPAEIASFLTAVCESLCALPMDRLEAEKNILRTEAEGRDAGLQGQLLLWRYGAATYGLPAYDEHGLTALTPEDVQEWAARWFTKNNAALAIVGGPPPEGLALPLSEGERRPVPEPTSALPRTPAYFNADVNGVAMSAIVPRSSAGRVYADVLGRRLHRVLRRDNALSYTTSVDFSWSAGDGVELLAFADGLAEVRPELAERFCGEIGRIAAEPVGAAELAEVVAARRARTGSDEARASQPMRRCLAELLGAPPRTTDEALAELDAVRPEDVQEVGRAVVDTALLMLPHGEEPQGARFAPAPTRSMVAVEGRVHTRTGDVQQGLIVGREGVTLLTGPNMATVRFDQCAAVFAWPDGARALIGLDGVTVGVEPNLWRSGAAAVAEIDRYASAESVVRKPARPDDRIPSPGDDASSADPEEAGTASAGVVAALSGLPGKIRSRRRRPAWRDEALAAALPKVRRGDLRAGLELLARTRDDAETRALYLDNLTDAALGQAKRLTRLHADDPADPDLCLWLGATRVGEAWEARSAQRAEYVEAERFGRFWRLLALAGPPLYRAAELLPADPVPWNSLQWYGIGMQLGRDELDRIWRELTERDPFLYAGHISRAQALCKKWWGSEAEVLDFAEAAVAAAEPGDPVTAVLAVAHLEIGGEIGTWDDLNRYLARPSVHAALVAAADRWLAGDRRHPRNLEAHHVFGAVFYRAGDHDRARRHLSQVGRTSPPERAWGYAPDAERLLARARRDVRAKREGPPY from the coding sequence TTGGACGTTACGCGTACCGACATCGACGGCGTTCCCGTGTTCTGGAGCAAGGGCGCGCCGGGCGATGACGAGCATCGAGCGGCGCTGGTGTTCCGGGTGGGACGGGCCGACGAGACCCTGGCAAGGGGCGGGCTCACCCACCTGGTGGAGCATCTGGCGCTGCACGCGGTCGGCGATGCCGACTATCACCACAACGGCGTTGTGAACGCCGTGACCACCATGTTCGTCACCCATGGCGAGCCTGCGGAGATCGCTTCATTTCTGACGGCCGTGTGCGAATCGCTGTGCGCGCTTCCCATGGATCGCCTGGAGGCGGAGAAGAACATCCTGCGGACCGAGGCAGAGGGGCGCGACGCCGGGCTGCAAGGCCAGCTGCTCCTGTGGCGTTACGGAGCGGCCACCTATGGCCTGCCCGCCTACGACGAGCACGGTCTCACCGCCTTAACCCCCGAGGACGTCCAGGAGTGGGCGGCGCGCTGGTTCACCAAGAACAACGCAGCGCTGGCGATCGTCGGTGGCCCTCCGCCCGAGGGGCTGGCGCTGCCGCTTTCCGAGGGCGAACGGCGGCCGGTCCCGGAACCGACGAGCGCCCTGCCTCGGACACCCGCCTACTTCAACGCCGACGTCAACGGTGTCGCGATGAGCGCGATCGTGCCGCGCTCCTCCGCCGGCCGGGTCTACGCCGACGTCCTCGGCCGCCGCCTTCACCGGGTGCTGCGGAGGGACAACGCGCTGAGCTACACGACGAGCGTCGACTTCTCATGGAGCGCCGGGGACGGCGTGGAGCTGCTCGCGTTCGCGGACGGGCTGGCGGAGGTGCGTCCGGAACTGGCGGAGCGGTTCTGCGGGGAGATCGGGCGCATCGCCGCGGAGCCGGTCGGCGCGGCCGAACTCGCGGAGGTCGTCGCGGCGCGGCGCGCCCGCACGGGCTCCGACGAGGCCCGCGCCTCGCAGCCGATGAGGCGGTGCCTTGCCGAACTGCTGGGGGCCCCGCCGCGGACGACGGACGAGGCCCTGGCCGAACTGGACGCGGTGCGGCCCGAGGACGTCCAGGAGGTCGGCCGCGCCGTCGTGGACACCGCACTCCTGATGCTTCCGCACGGTGAGGAGCCGCAAGGGGCGCGTTTCGCCCCGGCCCCGACCCGTTCCATGGTCGCGGTCGAGGGCCGTGTCCACACCCGGACCGGCGACGTCCAGCAAGGGCTGATCGTCGGCCGCGAGGGGGTCACCTTGCTGACCGGCCCGAACATGGCGACCGTCCGCTTCGACCAGTGCGCCGCGGTGTTCGCCTGGCCGGACGGGGCCCGCGCACTGATCGGCCTGGACGGCGTGACGGTCGGTGTCGAGCCGAACCTCTGGCGCTCCGGCGCGGCCGCCGTCGCGGAGATCGATCGGTACGCCTCCGCCGAGTCGGTCGTCCGCAAGCCGGCCCGCCCCGATGACCGCATCCCGTCTCCGGGCGACGACGCCTCCTCGGCCGATCCGGAGGAGGCCGGGACGGCATCGGCCGGCGTGGTGGCCGCCCTCTCCGGGCTGCCCGGCAAGATCAGGTCGCGGCGGCGACGGCCGGCCTGGCGGGACGAGGCGCTGGCGGCGGCGCTGCCGAAGGTGCGCCGCGGGGACCTGCGCGCGGGCCTGGAACTGCTGGCACGCACCCGGGACGACGCCGAGACCCGCGCCCTCTACCTGGATAACCTCACCGACGCCGCGCTCGGGCAGGCCAAGCGGCTCACGCGACTGCACGCGGACGATCCCGCAGACCCGGACCTGTGCCTGTGGCTCGGAGCGACCCGTGTCGGCGAGGCGTGGGAGGCGCGCAGCGCCCAACGCGCGGAGTATGTCGAGGCGGAACGGTTCGGCCGGTTCTGGCGGCTGCTCGCCCTCGCGGGCCCGCCGCTCTACCGTGCCGCCGAGCTGCTGCCCGCGGACCCCGTCCCCTGGAACAGCCTCCAGTGGTACGGCATCGGCATGCAGCTCGGGCGGGACGAACTGGACCGGATCTGGCGGGAACTGACGGAGCGCGACCCGTTCCTCTACGCGGGCCACATCTCACGTGCCCAGGCCCTGTGCAAGAAGTGGTGGGGTTCGGAGGCCGAGGTGCTGGACTTCGCCGAGGCGGCCGTCGCCGCGGCCGAGCCGGGCGACCCGGTCACCGCGGTGCTGGCGGTGGCGCACCTGGAGATCGGTGGTGAGATCGGCACCTGGGACGATCTGAACCGCTACCTGGCCCGGCCCTCGGTGCACGCCGCGCTCGTGGCGGCCGCCGACCGGTGGCTCGCCGGGGACCGGCGGCATCCGAGGAACCTGGAGGCCCACCACGTCTTCGGTGCGGTGTTCTACCGGGCGGGCGACCACGACCGGGCCCGGCGCCATCTCAGCCAGGTCGGCCGCACCAGCCCGCCCGAACGCGCATGGGGCTACGCGCCCGACGCCGAGCGGCTGCTGGCGCGGGCCCGGCGGGACGTCCGCGCGAAGCGTGAGGGGCCGCCGTACTAA
- a CDS encoding class II 3-deoxy-7-phosphoheptulonate synthase: MSNSAVIGDLDAWRALPALQQPDWDDPAELGEVAAELAAQPPLVFAGECDQLKAQLADVARGEAFVLQGGDCAETFEGSNADAVKNKLKTLLQMAVVLTYAASVPVVKIGRMAGQYAKPRSKPVETRGGVELPAYRGDAVNGFAFDAASRRNDPHRLLKAYHCSAVTLNLCRAFTKGGYADLRQVHAWNQDFVAQSPAGRRYEQLAGEIDRALTFMKACGANPDEFHGVEFYSSHEALLLEYERALTRIDHLSGRPYDVSAHFLWIGERTRQLDGAHVEFLRHIRNPIGVKLGPTTSADDALALMERLNPEREPGRLTFITRMGADRIRDALPPLIEKVHQSGAPVAWICDPMHGNTFEAPSGHKTRRLDDVLDEVAGFFEVHRALGTHPGGIHIEFTGDDVTECVGGGQGLAEADLHQRYETACDPRLNRGQSLDLAFMVAELYRKSV; this comes from the coding sequence GTGAGTAATTCCGCCGTCATCGGGGACCTCGACGCGTGGCGCGCCCTCCCCGCTCTCCAGCAGCCCGATTGGGACGATCCGGCCGAGCTCGGCGAAGTGGCCGCCGAGCTGGCCGCCCAGCCGCCGCTCGTCTTCGCCGGCGAATGCGACCAGTTGAAGGCGCAGCTCGCGGACGTCGCCCGCGGTGAGGCGTTCGTCCTTCAGGGCGGTGACTGCGCCGAGACGTTCGAGGGATCGAACGCCGACGCGGTCAAGAACAAGCTGAAGACGCTGCTGCAGATGGCGGTCGTCCTCACCTACGCAGCCAGCGTTCCCGTCGTGAAGATCGGCCGGATGGCGGGCCAGTACGCCAAGCCGCGCTCCAAGCCCGTGGAGACCCGCGGCGGCGTGGAGCTGCCCGCATACCGGGGCGACGCGGTGAACGGGTTCGCCTTCGACGCCGCCTCCCGGCGCAACGACCCGCATCGCCTGCTGAAGGCCTACCACTGCTCGGCGGTCACGCTGAACCTGTGCCGGGCGTTCACCAAGGGCGGCTACGCCGACCTGCGCCAGGTGCACGCCTGGAACCAGGACTTCGTCGCGCAGAGCCCGGCGGGCCGCCGCTACGAGCAGCTGGCGGGCGAGATCGACCGGGCGCTGACGTTCATGAAGGCGTGCGGGGCGAACCCGGACGAGTTCCACGGGGTGGAGTTCTACTCAAGCCACGAGGCGCTGCTGCTGGAGTACGAGCGCGCGCTGACCCGCATCGACCATCTGAGCGGCCGGCCCTACGACGTGTCCGCGCACTTCCTGTGGATCGGCGAGCGGACCCGGCAGCTGGACGGGGCGCACGTGGAGTTCCTGCGCCACATCCGCAACCCGATCGGGGTGAAGCTAGGCCCGACGACCTCCGCCGACGACGCCCTGGCCCTGATGGAGCGGCTGAACCCGGAGCGGGAGCCCGGCCGGCTCACCTTCATCACCCGCATGGGCGCCGACCGCATCCGCGACGCGCTGCCCCCGCTGATCGAGAAGGTGCACCAGAGCGGGGCCCCGGTCGCGTGGATCTGCGACCCCATGCACGGCAACACGTTCGAGGCGCCGAGCGGGCACAAGACCCGGCGGCTGGACGACGTGCTGGACGAGGTCGCCGGGTTCTTCGAGGTCCACCGGGCCCTCGGAACCCACCCGGGCGGCATCCACATCGAGTTCACCGGCGACGACGTGACCGAGTGCGTCGGCGGCGGCCAGGGGCTCGCCGAGGCCGACCTGCACCAGCGCTACGAGACGGCCTGCGACCCCCGGCTCAACCGCGGCCAGTCGCTGGACCTGGCCTTCATGGTCGCGGAGCTCTACCGCAAGTCGGTCTGA